The DNA sequence ACCGCGTGGGGCGCTTCAGGATGGCGTAGACGATGAACAGGTAGCCGGCCAGGGCCACCAGCGGGGCCACGGTGATGCGGCGCGGGCTGAAGATGGCCTCGGGGTCGAAGGTGTTGGGGTCGCCGGTACCGCCGCCGGCCATCAGGATGAAGCCCAGCACCACGATGCCCAGGCCGATCACCAGCAGGCGGTAGTTCTCGCGGGTGAAGGGCATCTCGTTGTCGTTGTGCGCGGCCATGCGGGTCGGGGGTTCAGCTCCAGTGGATGTCTTCGGCGGACATGCGAAGGTAGCGCCGCACGGCGAACCAGGTGCTGGCCAGGGAGATCAGCAGGCCCAGCAGCAGCACGGCGGCGAAGAGCAGCACCAGGGTGGTGGCGTTGGTGAAGGCCAGCAGGTCGGGCACCGTGCGCAGCACCAGGCGCAGCGTGAGCACCAGCAGGCCGATGGCCAGCACGGCGCTGAGCACGCCCTGCCACAGGCTCTGCCCCAGGAAGGGCCGCTGGATGAACCACCGCGTGGCGCCCACCAGATGCATGGTGCGGATCAGGAAGCGCTGGCTGTACACCGCCAGGCGGATCGTGTTGTTGATGAGCGCCACGGCGATGATGAGCAGCAGCACGCTGAAGCCCAGCACGGCCAGCCCCAGCTTGTTCATGTTCGCCTGGATGTTGCGCACCACCGCCGCGTTGTAGGCCACTTCGTGCGTGCGGGGGTCGCCCTGCAGGCGCTCCACGATCCATTGCACGCTGTCCGGATGGGCGTGCGTGGCGGCCAGCCGCAGCTCGATGCTCGCCAGCAGCGGGTTGCTGCCCAGCACGCCCAGGAAGTCCTCGCCCAGGTCCTGCTTCAGCTGCTCGGCCGCCTCGTCGGCGGTCACGTAGCGCGTCTCCAGCACCCAGGCTTCGGTGTCCAGCGCCTTGCGGTACTGCATCACGTCCGTCTCCTTCAGCCCCCGCTTCAGGAAGACGTCCACGCGGACATGCTCCTTGAAGTAGCGGTCCAGGGCGCGCGCATTCAGCACCAGGAAGCCCAGCACCCCCAGCATGAAGAGCACCAGCGCGATGCCCACCACGGTGCCCACCGTGGCCGTGCGCGTGCGTCGCCGGGTGGGTCGCTCCATCGACATGGCCGCGAAGGTAGCCGCCGGGGCCGGTCCGCTACTTTCGCGCAGCGAACGAGCGGACATGGCCTACGAGCACACGGACATCGAGAAGAAGTGGCAGGACGAATGGCGGAAGCGCGGCACCTACCGCGTGGCCAACGACCCCTCCAGGCCCAAGTACTACGTGCTCGACATGTTCCCTTATCCCAGCGGCGCCGGCCTGCACGTGGGGCACCCCTGGGCTACATCGCCAGCGACATCGTGGCGCGCTACAAGCGGCACTGCGGCTTCAACGTGCTGCACCCCATGGGCTACGACAGCTTCGGCCTGCCCGCGGAACAGTATGCCATCCAGACCGGCCAGCACCCCGCGACCACCACCGAGGTCAACGTGAAGCGCTACCGCGAACAGCTGGACCACATCGGCTTCAGCTTCGACTGGGACCGCGAGGTGCGCACCAGCGATCCGTCGTTCTACAAATGGACCCAGTGGATCTTCCTGCAGCTCTTCGACAGCTGGTACGACGCCAAGGCGGACAAGGCCCGTCCGATCAGCGAGCTCATCGCGCGCTTCGAGGCCCAGGGCTGCACCGGCCAGGATGCCGGCGTGCTCACCGGCGACATCGAGCAGTTCGTGGGCGGCTTCACCGCGGCGGAATGGCAGTCGTTCGATGAACGCACCAAGCAGCTCGTGCTGCAGCACTTCCGCCTGGCCTACCTCAGCGATGCCTGGGTGAACTGGTGCCCCGCGCTGGGCACGGTGCTCGCCAACGATGAGGTGAAGGACGGTGTGAGCGAGCGCGGCGGCCACCCCGTGGAGCGCAAGCGCATGAAGCAGTGGAGCCTGCGCATCACCGCATACGCCCAGCGCCTGCTCGATGGGTTGGACGGACTGGACTGGAGCGAGAGCATCAAGGAGGCGCAGCGCAACTGGATCGGCCGCAGCGAGGGCGCCACCGTGCGGTTTGCCCTCACCCCCGACCCCACTCCGGGGGAGAGGGGGGCACAAGCCCCCAGTTGGGCTGAGCGCCCGGGTTACTTGACGGCCGACGAGCGCTCGGCCTCAAAGCTCCAGCGTTATGCCCGTGAGAATCGAAAGGACCCCACCGAGGCCGAGGACAGACTATGGCAGCAGATACGTGGTCAAGCCACCGGCGGCAGGATCCGCAGGCAGCACGTGATCGATAGGTACATTGTGGATTTCGTCTCGTTGCCCAAGCGGTTGATCATCGAGGTGGATGGCGGCATTCATGAGCAGACCCGAGAAGAGGATGCTGCTCGAACAGAGCGATTGAAGGAACTGGGCTTTGATGTCATCCGCTTCACGAACGAGGAGGTGATGGCAGACATGCCTCGCGTAGTGGAAGCCATTAAAGCCGCTCTTGGTCCAAGGCCGGATGTCAGGTTTTCGGATGCGGAGCGCGTTTCCCCCTCTCCGTCGGAGAGGGGGCCAGGGGGTGAGGGGCATTTCATCGAGGTCTTCACCACCCGCCCGGATACCCTTTTTGGCGTAACGTTCTTAACGCTGGCTCCGGAACACGAACTGGTTCCCGTTCTCACAACGCCGGACCGCAAGGCCGAGGTGGAGGCCTACGTGAACACCGCCAAGAACCGCAGCGAGCGCGAGCGCCAGGCCGAGGTGGACAAGGTGAGCGGCGTGTTCACCGGCAGCTACGCGAGGCACCCCTTCACCGGTGCGGATGTGCCCGTGTGGGTGGGCGATTACGTGCTGGCCGGCTACGGCACCGGTGCCGTGATGGCCGTGCCCGGCGGCGACCAGCGCGACTGGCGCTTCGCGAAGCACTTCGGTCTGCCCATCATCGCGGTGACCGAGGCTGCCGATATCGAGAAGGAGGCCGACGAGCGCAAGGACGCTACCATCTGCAGCGAGGGCTTCCTCAAGGGCTTGAAGGTGCCGCAGGCCATCACCCGCGCCATCCAAGAGCTGGAGAAGCTCGGCGCCGGCGAGGGCCGCACCAACTTCCGCCTGCGCGATGCCGCCTTCGGCCGCCAGCGCTATTGGGGCGAGCCGATCCCCATCTACTACCAGGACGGAATCCCCTATCCGCTGCCGGAAAACGAGTTGCCTTTGAAGCTCCCCGAAGTGGACAAGTTCCTGCCCACGGAGGACGGTGAACCGCCCCTGGCCCGCGCCGCCAACTGGAGCTATAACGGCTTCCCGTTGGAGACCACCACCATGCCCGGTTGGGCCGGTAGCAGCTGGTACTTCCTGCGCTATATGGATCCCGGTAACGCGGAGCGCTTTGCCTCACCCGAGGCCATCAACTATTGGCAACAGGTGGACCTTTACGTGGGCGGCAGCGAGCACGCCACCGGCCACCTGCTCTACTTCCGCTTCTGGACCAAGTTCCTGCACGACCGCGGCTGGCTGCCCTTCGATGAGCCCGCGAAGAAGCTGGTGAACCAGGGGATGATCCAAGGGGTAAGTGCTTGGGTCTATCGTTGCAGTATTACCTGGAACTCTTCTGGTCTTGATGTCTCAGATGCGCTGTCTTTCATTGAGCCTTTCGCGCTGCTTGTGTCTTCAGATGTTGCCGATGACTGGAGGTCAAATGACCCGTCCCGACAATCATCAGCCGATGAGTTGATGCGAGCAGGTCTGAACTCGCTTGAAGAGGTTGCGAACAACCAGGGGACGCCGGCCAGTTTTCGTGGGAGACTGCCGATCGACCGACACCTCTCATCCGCGCGAATTGGGATTGAGTTCGTTGATGGAGATCACTTGATCAGTGAATCAGGACTTCGTTCGGACCGAAGAGAGTATAAGGAAGCGTTCTTCGTGAAGCGAGGTCAGGACTTCATGGTTACTCGCGAAGTCGAGAAGATGTCCAAGTCGAAGTTCAACGTGGTGAACCCCGACGACATCATCACCAAGTACGGCGCCGACACGCTGCGCTTGTACGAGATGTTCCTGGGCCCCTTGGAGCAGAGCAAGCCTTGGGACACCAACGGCATCGAGGGCACCTTCCGCTTCCTGCGGAAGTTCTGGAACCTCTTTCACGGTCCGGAGGATACGTTCCAGTTGACCGACGACGCCCCCACCAAACCCGAACTGAAGATCCTGCACGCCACCCTGAAGAAGGTGACCGAGGACATCGAGAAGATGAGCTTCAACACCAGCGTGGCGCAGTTCATGATCGCGGTGAACGAGCTGGGCAGCCTGAAGTGCACCAAGCGCGCGGTGCTGGAGCCGCTGGTGGTCGCCCTGGCACCCTTCGCCCCGCACATCGCCGAGGAGCTGTGGCAGAAGCTCGGGCATGCTGACAGCGTCACCACCGCCCCCTGGCCGCAATGGAGCGCCGAGCACCTGGTGGAGGACAGCTTCAGCTACCCCATCAGCTTCAACGGCAAGACCCGCCTGCAGCTGGAGTTCCCCATCGCGCTGGACCCCAAGAGCGTGGAGGAGCAGGTGCTGGCCAACCCCGAGGTGCAGGCCCGGCTCGAAGGCAAGGCGCCCAAGAAGGTGATCGTGGTGCCCAATCGCATCGTGAACATCGTGGTGTAAGGTCCCACAGGCATCTTGCCTGTGGCGCGATGAACAGGATGGCCAGGCGCTGGCTGCGGGCTCGGCACCGGAAGCACCTTTCCGCGAATTGCGTTGTCCGCCTACCATGGACGGTATCATGGTCCACAAGGTCACCAAGCGCACAGGCATGCGGAACGCTGGACGATCCTGAAGTAAGCGGCCAGGCGATCGCGCAAGAAAGCGCGCGCGTTCCGGCACATACCCGGTGCGTCTGGATCGGTGATGGTCATCCCCCTTCCACCGGCCGGTCCCCTGCTCGTGTTAAAGTCTGTTGCAGCCGCCCGGGGGCATGGTCGTGCGCCCCACCTTCGGGGAAACGCACCGGGCCATGATCATCACCGGCTTCCTCACCCCCTACCTGCTGTGCATGGGGCTCGCGTTCCCCTGCGGACCCACGGAACAGCTACCGCCCGTGGCGGGCACACCGCGCGTGAACGTGCAGCGGCTCATCCGCGCGGTGCCGGTGCCCAAGGACCTTGCGGCTGTGGACCTGGTGCAGCGCACCTGTGCGCTCTACGTGGCGATGCGTTCCCATGCCCTGCGCGACCCGATCGCCTTCGGGCGCGAGCTGGAGAGCGCCGCCGTGCGGTGGAACTACTGCCCGGGCGGCACCATGGTGGCCTGCGCGGTGGTGCCCACGGCGGACGGGGATAGTGTGGTCACCGGGATCCCGCTGCATTGAGCGGCCGGTGCGTGCCACACCACGGTCGGGTTGATCACGTGGTGCGGCCGCTGAGGCGGCGCCCGCTCACACGTGAGCGTCGCACAGGCGTCCCGCCTGTGTTCACCCCCTCGCTCGCGCCAGAGGGGGCGGCTTCAAGGCCGCGGGCACCGGTAGTTCTTCACGTACTTGAACATCCGGTCGGCCTCGTGGTCCATGCTGTCGTACCTCCCGGCGTAGCCCTCCTCCAGGCCTTTCTCCATGGCCGTGATCGCCTCCGCGCAATCCTTGCCGAAGTACTTCTTGATCTCCCGCAGCATCTCGCGGTCCTTGGCCTCGCGCCAGGAATGCATCTCCTTCTTCAGCACGTATTTCCCGGCGGCCTTGTCGATGATGTACATGAAGGAGAAGCCATCCCAGTAGCTCGTCAGGATGTACTGGTCGCTTTCCATGATCACCTCGTGGAGGCGGTCCATGCCCAGGCTCCCGATGGACATGTTGACCCACCTGCGGCCCCCGAAATGCAGCTCGGAGACCTTGCTTTGGCCGACCTGTCGTTCGCGTTTATCCTCCTTCACATGGTAGCGCAGGTACTGGCCCGTCATGCTGCACGTGCTGCTCTGTGAGCTCTGCGATTCGTACATCCACACAGTGTCCCCTTTCTCGATGAAGAAGCCCACGGGATCCTGGGCAGTAGTGGATAGTGTGCACACGACCGGCACAAGGATGAAGGCGCGAACGCTCATGATCGCCATGAATGATGGTGGTCAAAGCTAGCGGATCGTCACCACCCTGAACCCGAACTGCGCGCCTGGGAACACCCCGCCGGGATTTTGATGGAACCCGCTGGGTATGCTGGTGGACACCGTTACCTGGCCGATGGAGTCGCTGTGCGAATAGGTCACGACAGGCGGAATATCATCCACCATGAAGGGCAGCAAGGTGAACACCGTGTCGCCGCCCGTGGCATCATAGAAGTGCACCCGCACGAACCCGTTCAGCAGAATGTCCTGTGTTACGGCGGGCACCGGGAATGTGGTCCGGTAGCTGGTGGTTCCGGAGCCGCTCCAACCGGCCTGGGGTGGGTTGGGGAAGTAGGCGGCGTTCACGGTCAGACTTCCGTCCGCCCCGGCTGGGCCTTGCGGTCCAGTGGCGCCATCCTTGCCGCAGCCCGTGGATAGGAGCAGGGCTGCGACACCGATGAAACGCGGGATGCGCATGCGGTTCGTGCTGAGGCCCAACGGCAGGCTGGGGTGAACGCCGCCGCGCTGTTCCATGCTCTTTTCCATGTTGGGATGATCGCCTCACGAAAGTAGGCTACGCCCCCTCACCCCCCACCACACCTCCGGAACGGGTAGGTGCTTGGCCGGGCGACGCACAAAGCCTACCCGCATGCGCACCCCCAGCGGCCCAGACGGCTCCCCTTGCCGAATGCATATGGCCCGGCCGACCATTCCCTGCGGATCGATGGTCCATCGGCCCTTGGTGCCGAAGGCCTTGGCCTGGGCTGATGAGCTAAGGCCGCCGGAGGCGGAGCGGCCCGGAGGTGCTCGGCCGGCGGAGGGACGGCGTGGGTGCCCGCGCAAGGAGGCTATCAAGATCGTTGGGATCTGCTGGGGCTGTAAGCTGTTACCCACTGTCTGGTCCTGCGTGCATGAACGGCTGCACTATCCATACTCGAGCAGAGCTGCCAATGCGGGAATACCGTCGTTGCTAAGCGTTGAGATCATCTGACAGGGAGGCACGGACCGCAGATCCGCGCCAGCGGCATTCGGGCTATTGAGTTCTTTCCGTTATCTCCATCGTCCATTCACGTAGGTCGATCACTTCGACCTCATCGCTGGCGCGGATCCGCGATCCGTGCCATCCCCTAGCTTGGACCTCGTGAGCCGGAAGTACAAGATCCACGACCAGGCCGACGCCCATTTCATCACCTATACCGTCGTGGGTTGGGTGGACGCGTTGAGCAGGCCGCTCTACAAGGACATCGTGGTCGACAGCCTGGCCCACTGCCAGCGCGAGAAAGGCCTCGAGCTGTTCGCCTGGTGCATCATGAGCAACCATGTGCACCTGATCGCCCGGGCCGCCGAAGGCCAGCGGCTCCAGGATATCCTCCGCGACCACAAGAAGTTCACCGCCAAGAAGATCGTGGAAGCCATCATCAGCAACGCACAGGAGAGCCGCCGGGAGTGGTTGCTGCCCTTGCTGCGCCGACCGGATGGCAGCATCCGGTTCTGGCGGCACGACCTGCACCCCATCTGGCTGCGCACGCCTGCGGTGATCGACCAGAAGTTGGACTACATCCACATGAATCCGGTGAATGAGGGCTTCGTGGATGAACCGCAGCATTATCCCTACTCGAGCGCAGCTGCCTATGCGGGGATGCCGTCAATGCTGAGCGTGGAGATCATCTGACAGGAGAGGCACGGATCGCAGATCCGCGCCAGCGGCGACGGCCTGCGCGCCCGCGCAAGGAGGCTATATTGACGGGGATGGAACTCGACTCCCTGTTCTTCGACGACCACGACGCCGTGGACGTGCACGAACGGAACCTCCCCCATTGGCGGCAGGAAGGCAAGCTGTACTTCGTGACGTGGCGGCAGGCGGACAGCATCCCTGCCGCGAAGCGTGAGCAGTGGGCGCAGGAGCGTGCAGCGTTCATCGCCGCCCATGGGGATCCGGCCGCCACGCGGTTGGGACCGGAGCTTCGGCGGTGCTATCATCAGCTGTTCAGTGAGCGGGTGCACCGCTGGCTGGACGTCGGGCACGGCTCGTGCGCACTGCGCAGGCCGGATGTCGCGGGCATCGTCCGCGCGGCCTTGCATCAGTTCGACGGTCAGCGCTATCGCCTGGGGTCCTTCGCCATTGCGGGCAACCATGTGCATGTGCTCGTGGCACCGGTGGCCGGCATCGCGCTCTCCCGCGTGTTGCACAGCTGGAAGTCGTACACAGCGAAGGCCATCAACACCGCCTTGGGCCGCAGCGGCACCTTCTGGCAGGCGGAGAGCCACGACCACCTCGTGCGGTCGGCGGCTGCGCTGTACCGCATCGAGGCATACATCCACGCCCACGAAGAGCAAGGCGCGCTCGTGGAGCGCAGGGACCTCCTTTAGCGTCGCACGGGCATTCCGGTAAAGTCGCACAGGCGTCCCGTCTGTCTTCACCCCTCACAGGCGCTCCTTTGAAGTCGCACAGGCGTCCCGCCTGTGTCCACGCCTCACAGGCGGGACGCCTGTGCGACACCATGCGCCGGGCCTCACGCCTTCCGCCGCTTCGGCTTCTTCCCCGGCTTCGCTTGCTCCACCCGCTCCTTCACCGCCGCGATGATCGTGGCCAGGTCCGACCGGGGCAGGCTCACCCACCGGCCAAGCGCCTGAGGTTTATCACTTCCTTGTCCAGCGCCTGGTCGGCTTGGGGCGAGGCGGGCGGCATGGGGTCCGGGTCGCTCAGGCCACCGCGCGCTTGGACCGGCGTGACACCGTCCGGGTGGGCCGTGTCAGCATGCGGCTCATGGTGCTCAGCAGGAACCCGCGCAGGCTCAAATGCTCATCCAACTCCGGCCATTCCACACCAGCCCCGTCCGGAAGCAGTTCATAGCGGCTCAACTGGGCCGCAGTGGCCTTGGCCAAACGTTGAAAACTGTCCAATGGGAACTCCAGGCGGCCGCTGTTCAACATCACCAGCAGCAGATTCGCATCCTTGATGGCATGTACGGCCGTGATGCGTACACCATGCTCCCGGATCAAGGCATTGACGGGATCCTGGATGATCGGCTTTCTAGTGCTCATGGCTTGAAGTGTGCGTTCCACGCTTTGATGATGCGCGCCTTGTTGGCCTTCACCAGTGCCTCCGCTCGCCGGACCTCCTGCACTTTCATGCGTCCATTGTCATCGGCAAGCATCACCGGCTCAAGCCAATACTTCACCAGTCCATCCCCTTTGCGCACATGCACGTGCATGGGCTCGTTGTTCTCGTTGCTGTAGAAGTGGAACGCATAGCCCTCGATGTCCGGTTTGATCGCCTTGGGTGCCATGCGTGTGCTCCAAAGTTAACCCGCTCGCATGGCCTCCGGCTCTGCTTCGCCTACTTCCGCTCCTTCACCACCCGTTCCTTCACCGTCACGATGAACCTCCTCTACCGCCGCACAGGCGTCCCGATAGTCGCACAGGCGTCCCGCCTGTGTCCACGCCTCACAGGCGTCCCGTTGAAGTCGCACAGGCGTCCCGCGTGTGTCCGCCCCTCACAGGCGGGACGCCTGTGCGACGTTATACGCTGGGGCGGTTTGAGCGTCGCGTACGGATCCGAGCCCCTCACCCCCGCCACACCTGCGGCACGGGCACGCGATCAGCCCCAGCGCGATCGCTCGGCGCACCAGACCCACCCGCGTGCGCACGCCCAATTTCCGGTACAGCTTTTCCAGGTGCGTGCGCACCGTGCGCGCGCTGATGCCCAGCACGGCAGGCAGCTCCTTCACCCCCGGCTCATCGTCGCCACAGAGCAGCCGGCAGATCCGCCGTTCCTGCGCCGTCAACCGTTCCAGCACCGAAGCCGCATCCATCCGGGCTTCCATCCCTACCAAGGTGGCTCAACCGGTCTTCCACTCCGCACCCTGTGTTGATCGGTTCTCCACGATCGATCGTGCGATCGGAGCCTGATCCAGTGTTTTTATGAAAAGCACATCCCCATCCTTGATCGCATTGTTCGCGTGTGCACCCCGCCAACACAGACAAAGCGAACGCCCCGGCACGCACCCCTGTCGGGGTCGGCCGGGGCGTTCTGCCACGGGGTCCTGGTGCTCAGGCGGCGGCCATCGCACGGCAGGGCTCGCTCCTGCTGCTTTCGCCGGCGGCACCGATGGCGCTCACCGCGAACCAGTAGAAACGGCCCGGCTCCAACTGATCCACATCGAAGCGGCTCTTGGTGGTGACACCGATGAGCTGCCAGGTGAAGGGGTCGTTGCTGCTGCTCATGTACACGTGGTGCATGTCGCAGCCGTCCTCACGCTGCCAGCGCAGGCTCACCCGGCCCTCCATGTTCGTGACCCGCGTGCCCAGGTTGCGCGGCGGCGCCAGCTCGCCCACCGGCCCTCCGCGGTCCACCACTTCGAAGCCGCTGCTCTTGATCACCGTGGCATCGCCGGCGCTGGCCATCTGCACGTAGCCGGCCCACTGCTTCACGGCCTCCACCAGGGCCGCTTCCGCCGTGTCGCGCTCCCGGTACTCCCGCCGGCCCCGGTTGGCCTCCACCGCCGCGTTCTTCGCCACCAGTTCGTCCACCAGCGTCTGGAAGGCCGCCGGCGTCGGCACCGGGTTGGGGAACGCGGGGTTGCCGTTCACGTTGTCGTGCAACGCCTGCGCTTTGGCCACGAGCCCCGTGGCGGGGAGGCCGGTGAGGCCCAGTTTCACTCTTGCCATTGTGTTGGGGCACTTCTGCTGCGCAACCCCGGCGCGTTGGTTAGTGGGCCTTGTTCGCAGGGGCGGCCCCCGTCGTTGCGCATCCCCCATCGGTCATTTGGCCGAGGGGGGCACCGCAACCCACGCTCCCGCTTCCGCAGGCACCCGACCGGGGCGGCCTGCAGCGCGCCGCGCGCCCACCGGCCCATCCGCATCCGCACCCGAACGCCGCGCGGTCGGGTCCACATTTCCCGTAGTCGGATCCAAACGCCCCGCGTCCGGGTCCACATTCCGCGAGACTGGATCCAAACGCCGCATGACCGGGTCCACATTCCCCGAAGGTGGATGCGAACGCCGCACGTCCGGGTCTACATTCCTCCAGACTGGATCCAAACGCTCCGCGTTCAGGTCCACATTCCGCGAGACTGGATCCAAACGCCCCGCGTTCGGGTCCACATTTCCCGAGACCGGATTCAAACGCCTCACGTTCGGGTCCACATTCCGCGAGATCGGATCCAAACGCCTCGCGTTCGGGTCCACATTTCCCGAAGGTGGATGCGAACGCCCAGCACCTTGACCAAGGACCAAGGACCAAGAACCGAAGCCCACCGCACGCACACCACCCCTGCCCAGCACCGCTCCGCCTCCGGCGGCCGAATGCCTAAGGACCAGCCGACCATTCCCTGCGGATCGATGGTCCATCGGCCCTTGGTGCCGAAGGCCTTGGCCTGGGCTGATGAGCTGGGGCCGCCGGAGGGACGGCCTGCATGCGCGACTCCCGATCATCTTTGTCCCATGGGCCGCTCATCCCCCCACTTGGTGCAGGAACACCTGGAGCTGATCAGCGGCGAGGTCTTCGAGGAGTTCGGCGCGGTGATCACCGGCCTCGTGGGCGGCCGCAACGGCATCTATGCGCTCTACGATGGCGACCGCCTGTACTACGTGGGGTTGGCCACCGACCTCAAGACCCGCCTGAAGGCCCACCTGCGCGACCGGCACAAGGACCTGTGGGACCGCTTCAGCGTGTACGTCACCAACGGCGATGCGCACATGAAGGAGCTGGAATCGTTGATGCTGCGCGTGA is a window from the Flavobacteriales bacterium genome containing:
- a CDS encoding DUF3098 domain-containing protein gives rise to the protein MAAHNDNEMPFTRENYRLLVIGLGIVVLGFILMAGGGTGDPNTFDPEAIFSPRRITVAPLVALAGYLFIVYAILKRPTR
- a CDS encoding cell division protein FtsX produces the protein MERPTRRRTRTATVGTVVGIALVLFMLGVLGFLVLNARALDRYFKEHVRVDVFLKRGLKETDVMQYRKALDTEAWVLETRYVTADEAAEQLKQDLGEDFLGVLGSNPLLASIELRLAATHAHPDSVQWIVERLQGDPRTHEVAYNAAVVRNIQANMNKLGLAVLGFSVLLLIIAVALINNTIRLAVYSQRFLIRTMHLVGATRWFIQRPFLGQSLWQGVLSAVLAIGLLVLTLRLVLRTVPDLLAFTNATTLVLLFAAVLLLGLLISLASTWFAVRRYLRMSAEDIHWS
- a CDS encoding leucine--tRNA ligase, coding for MAEARHLPRGQRPLQAQVLRARHVPLSQRRRPARGAPLGYIASDIVARYKRHCGFNVLHPMGYDSFGLPAEQYAIQTGQHPATTTEVNVKRYREQLDHIGFSFDWDREVRTSDPSFYKWTQWIFLQLFDSWYDAKADKARPISELIARFEAQGCTGQDAGVLTGDIEQFVGGFTAAEWQSFDERTKQLVLQHFRLAYLSDAWVNWCPALGTVLANDEVKDGVSERGGHPVERKRMKQWSLRITAYAQRLLDGLDGLDWSESIKEAQRNWIGRSEGATVRFALTPDPTPGERGAQAPSWAERPGYLTADERSASKLQRYARENRKDPTEAEDRLWQQIRGQATGGRIRRQHVIDRYIVDFVSLPKRLIIEVDGGIHEQTREEDAARTERLKELGFDVIRFTNEEVMADMPRVVEAIKAALGPRPDVRFSDAERVSPSPSERGPGGEGHFIEVFTTRPDTLFGVTFLTLAPEHELVPVLTTPDRKAEVEAYVNTAKNRSERERQAEVDKVSGVFTGSYARHPFTGADVPVWVGDYVLAGYGTGAVMAVPGGDQRDWRFAKHFGLPIIAVTEAADIEKEADERKDATICSEGFLKGLKVPQAITRAIQELEKLGAGEGRTNFRLRDAAFGRQRYWGEPIPIYYQDGIPYPLPENELPLKLPEVDKFLPTEDGEPPLARAANWSYNGFPLETTTMPGWAGSSWYFLRYMDPGNAERFASPEAINYWQQVDLYVGGSEHATGHLLYFRFWTKFLHDRGWLPFDEPAKKLVNQGMIQGVSAWVYRCSITWNSSGLDVSDALSFIEPFALLVSSDVADDWRSNDPSRQSSADELMRAGLNSLEEVANNQGTPASFRGRLPIDRHLSSARIGIEFVDGDHLISESGLRSDRREYKEAFFVKRGQDFMVTREVEKMSKSKFNVVNPDDIITKYGADTLRLYEMFLGPLEQSKPWDTNGIEGTFRFLRKFWNLFHGPEDTFQLTDDAPTKPELKILHATLKKVTEDIEKMSFNTSVAQFMIAVNELGSLKCTKRAVLEPLVVALAPFAPHIAEELWQKLGHADSVTTAPWPQWSAEHLVEDSFSYPISFNGKTRLQLEFPIALDPKSVEEQVLANPEVQARLEGKAPKKVIVVPNRIVNIVV
- a CDS encoding transposase, which gives rise to MSRKYKIHDQADAHFITYTVVGWVDALSRPLYKDIVVDSLAHCQREKGLELFAWCIMSNHVHLIARAAEGQRLQDILRDHKKFTAKKIVEAIISNAQESRREWLLPLLRRPDGSIRFWRHDLHPIWLRTPAVIDQKLDYIHMNPVNEGFVDEPQHYPYSSAAAYAGMPSMLSVEII
- a CDS encoding transposase; translated protein: MELDSLFFDDHDAVDVHERNLPHWRQEGKLYFVTWRQADSIPAAKREQWAQERAAFIAAHGDPAATRLGPELRRCYHQLFSERVHRWLDVGHGSCALRRPDVAGIVRAALHQFDGQRYRLGSFAIAGNHVHVLVAPVAGIALSRVLHSWKSYTAKAINTALGRSGTFWQAESHDHLVRSAAALYRIEAYIHAHEEQGALVERRDLL
- a CDS encoding DUF2442 domain-containing protein, which codes for MSTRKPIIQDPVNALIREHGVRITAVHAIKDANLLLVMLNSGRLEFPLDSFQRLAKATAAQLSRYELLPDGAGVEWPELDEHLSLRGFLLSTMSRMLTRPTRTVSRRSKRAVA
- a CDS encoding DUF4160 domain-containing protein, whose translation is MAPKAIKPDIEGYAFHFYSNENNEPMHVHVRKGDGLVKYWLEPVMLADDNGRMKVQEVRRAEALVKANKARIIKAWNAHFKP
- a CDS encoding helix-turn-helix transcriptional regulator — encoded protein: MEARMDAASVLERLTAQERRICRLLCGDDEPGVKELPAVLGISARTVRTHLEKLYRKLGVRTRVGLVRRAIALGLIACPCRRCGGGEGLGSVRDAQTAPAYNVAQASRL
- a CDS encoding fibronectin type III domain-containing protein, giving the protein MKLGLTGLPATGLVAKAQALHDNVNGNPAFPNPVPTPAAFQTLVDELVAKNAAVEANRGRREYRERDTAEAALVEAVKQWAGYVQMASAGDATVIKSSGFEVVDRGGPVGELAPPRNLGTRVTNMEGRVSLRWQREDGCDMHHVYMSSSNDPFTWQLIGVTTKSRFDVDQLEPGRFYWFAVSAIGAAGESSRSEPCRAMAAA